The window TAGACACTGATCCGTATCGGCCAAATTCTCCCTATTCGGCAAGCAAGGCGGCTGCCGACCATTTTGTACGCGCTTGGCATCAGACATATGGTTTGCCAACACTGACAAGCCATTGCAGTAACAACTTTGGCCCCTATCAGCACCCCGAAAAACTGATACCGAGGGCCATTCGTGCGGTGCTCACTGGCGGCACCATTCCTTTATATGGCGGTGGCGCACAGGTCCGAGACTGGCTGTATGTGAGCGATCACGCCGACTTTCTGTGGTTTTATCTCAATCATGGCGATGTTGGTACCGTGGTGAACATTGGTGGCGAGTGCGAATGGCAAAATCGGGCACTGCTGCAAAAGGTGGTGACAATTGTTGCGTCTCGTCTTGGCCTGTCTCAAGATGATGCACTTAAATGCATTGTCGAGAGTGCAGATCGGCCTGGCCATGACCGACGTTATGCCATCGACAATCAGAAAGTACGCGCCATGGGGTGGCATCGCTGGACCAACTTTGAGCGTGCGTTAACGGAGACGATTGATTGGTATCTCACACACAAAGATTGGCTGACGAGACGGCAGAGTTATGAATTGGCGACAGACGGACATTGAGGGGGTGCTGATCGGCAGTCGG of the Gammaproteobacteria bacterium genome contains:
- the rfbB gene encoding dTDP-glucose 4,6-dehydratase, which gives rise to MIGIPWRVLVTGGAGFIGGHVVRRLLCEKRDVTRVVILDLLSYAGSMGNISDCLSDARCEFVKGDIADQALVTRLLRTYQINAVIHLAAETHVDRSIYGPMAFAQTNTMGTVMLLEAVRQHWEGLSAPEQTSFRFLHVSTDEVYGSIEQGKFLDTDPYRPNSPYSASKAAADHFVRAWHQTYGLPTLTSHCSNNFGPYQHPEKLIPRAIRAVLTGGTIPLYGGGAQVRDWLYVSDHADFLWFYLNHGDVGTVVNIGGECEWQNRALLQKVVTIVASRLGLSQDDALKCIVESADRPGHDRRYAIDNQKVRAMGWHRWTNFERALTETIDWYLTHKDWLTRRQSYELATDGH